DNA from Tsuneonella dongtanensis:
TGCCGCGATAAGATCGCGCTGCCGGGAGATGTCCATTGCTGTTCTGCCCACGGCGCCCTTGGCGAACAGCGCCGCGGCCCCCTGGCCCACAGCGCAGGCCGAAACCCGGACCCCCACAGCATCGATCCGGTCACCCTCGTCCACCTTCAGCGACACGGCCAGCGTATTGCCGCATGTGCGCGAGCGCGCTTCTCCGATGTACGGCATCGCCGGATCGAGGGGATAATGCGCCAGTGAAACCGCGAGTGCGAGCAGGTCGGGAGTATACAGAACTGCGCCGCCGCGCGCACCCGCGGGCGGGGCCGTCACCGGCGGATTTCGGGAATCTTCACCGAGGCGGCCCGGCGGTCCTCGTCGCGGCGCTCGATGAGCTGCACCATGGCATCGGCACTTGCGTTGACCAGCGGATACGTCCGCGCCTGCTTGATCCAGTCGGGGCGCCCGGCGATGCCCCATGCCGCGTCGTAGCCGAGCACAAGCAGTGCAAAGGCGCAGGTCACGACGATGGTGCCCTTGATAGCCCCGAAGCCGAAGCCGAGCACGCGGTCGATGGGCCCGAGAAACGACGTGCGCGTGGTTTCCCCCAACCGCCCCGAAATCAGCTTCATTCCCGCGTAGGGAATCAGCAGCAGCATCGCGAAGGCGACGGTCCCCGCACCGGGCGCGTTGCCGACCTTGGGCAGGAGCCAGTCGTATAGCGGAGTATGCAGGTTGTAGATCGCCAGCACCGCCACGCCCCACGCGAGGAGCGAGAGCAACTCCTGCACGAAACCGCGCAGAAATCCGCCGACGGCTGCCACGCCGACGACCAGAAGCACTATGAGATCAAAACCCGTCATTGCGATCGCGGGGATACCTATGCCGATGCCATTACTCGGTCAACGAGATTGGCCAGCCCCCTTAGGCTGCGATAGTTAAGTCCAGATGAACCCGCATCGACATCGGCCGGACCGTTTCCGGTGCCGAAGCCGAGCTTCGCCGCTTCGCGCAGGCGCAATCCGGCGTGGGCAACCGGCCTGATCTCCCCCGCCAGCGAAACCTCGCCGAACCAGATGGCGTGGGTTTCGAGCGGCTTGTCGGCCAGAGCCGAAATCAGCGCCGCCGCCACCGCGACATCGGCCGCCGGGTCCGACAGGCGGTAGCCGCCCGCCACGTTCAAATAGACCTCCGCCGAGGAAAAATTGAGGCCGCAGCGCGACTCAAGAACCGCGAGCAGCATGGCGAGCCGACCGCTGTCCCACCCGACCACCGCGCGGCGCGGCGTCGCGCCCGACTGCAGCCGCACGATCAGCGCCTGGATCTCGACCAGCACCGGCCGCGTTCCCTCGAGCGCCGGGAACACCGCGCTCCCCGCAAGTGGCTCCTCGCGTCCCGACAGGAACAGGAGCGACGGATTGCCCACTTCCTCCAGCCCCGCCCCGGCCATCGCGAACACGCCGATCTCGTCGACCGCGCCGAAGCGGTTCTTGAGCGCGCGCAGGATTCGGTACTGATGACTGCGTTCGCCTTCGAAGCTCATCACCACGTCGACCATATGCTCAAGCACGCGAGGACCGGCGATACTGCCATCCTTGGTCACATGGCCCACCAGCACCAGCGCGACGCCGTTCTCCTTGGCATAGCGGATCAGTTCGAACGCGCAGCCGCGCACCTGGCTGACAGTGCCCGGCGCCCCCTCGATCGTGTCGGAATGCATGGTCTGGATCGAATCTATCACCATCAGCGACGGCGGCGCCATCGTGCCAAGCGTCGTCAGCAGGTCGCGCACGCTGGTCGACGAGGCGAGCTTGATCGGTGCATCGGCGAGTCCCAGACGCCCGGCGCGCATGCGAACCTGGCCCGCCGCCTCCTCTCCGCTGACGTACACCACCGACAAGCCGCGCTTGGCGACCGCGCCGGCCGACTGGAGCAGCAGGGTGGACTTTCCGATCCCCGGGTCGCCGCCCATCAGCACCGCCGAGCCGGGGACGAGCCCTCCCCCGAGCGCACGGTCGAACTCCGCGAGGCCGGTCGGCAGGCGCACCAGCGGCTCGCTCGGTGCGTTCATGTCCTCGAACGCGATCGCGCGGCCGCCGCTCGACAGATCGTGCTTCATCGAGAACACGGTCGCCGGCGCATCCTCGATCAGCGTGTTCCACTCGGAACAATCAGCGCACTGGCCCTGCCAGCGGCTGCTGACCGACCCGCAATTCTGGCACACGTAGCGGCGCTTGGTCTTGACCATCGATCCGGGCGTAGCCGGAACATTTGTGGAACGCAATTGCCTTCGCCGCGATACGGGCGCACAATCCTCGGATGCGGCAGAAGGAACTCAGGATCGCGCTGGTCTGCTACGGCGGGGTGAGCCTGGCGGTCTACATGCACGGCGTGACCAAGGAACTGTGGCACCTGGCACGCGCAAGCCGGGACCACATCGGCGACGGCGCCCCCGCGGGCGGCGTCCGGTCGGTCTACCGCGCGCTCCTCGCAAGGATCGAGGAACACCACGGCCTGCGCCTTCGCGTGCTGCCCGACATCCTGACCGGGGCCAGCGCAGGAGGCATCAACGCGGTGTTCCTCGCGCAGGCGATCCATTCGGGCGCAAGCCTGGAACCGCTGACCGAGCTCTGGCTCGAGACCGCCGACGTCGATCGCCTGCTCGATCCAGACGCGCGGCCCTGGTCCCGTGCGGCGAAACTCTGGGCGATGCCGCTGGTCTGGTGGCTGCTTCGCCGGCCAGGCAACGCGGTGAGCGAGAGCGTCGCGCCCGAGACGCGAAACGAGGTTCGCCGCAAGGTTTCGCACCTGATCCGCGGGCGCTGGTTCGAGCCGCCCTTTTCCGGCCTGGGGTTTTCCTCCCTCCTCTACGACGGCCTCGCAGCGATGGCGGCCGGGCCGGTGGAGGCGCCGCTCCTCCCGCCCGGCCACCCGATCGACCTGATGGTGACGGCGACCGATTTTCGCGGGCACCTCTCGATGCTGCGGCTCAACAGCCCGCCAGTAGTCGAGGAGAGCGAGCACCGATTGCCGATTTCGTTTCGCACGAAGGTTCCGGCGACCGGGGGCGAACCTTTGGCCGAGCCGCTCGAACTCGTCTTCGCGTCCCGCGCGACCGCGAGCTTTCCGGGGGCCTTCCCACCGATGCGGGTGGCGGAGATCGACGCCCTCGCCGCCTCTCACGGCCGCGAATGGACAGGACGCAGGGAGTTCCTGGAGCGAATCATGCCGGTGCACGTCCGCCTTGGGCACGAGGAACACGCCTCGCTCGTGGACGGCTCGGTACTGATCAATGCGCCCTTCGCGGCGGCGCGCGAAGCGCTCCCGTCGCGTCCGGCCCAGCGAGAGGTCGACCGGCGCTTCGTTTACATAGACCCTACGCCCGATCGCTTCGGACCGGGCGATGAGCGGCACATCCGTCCGGTGGGATTCTTTTCCGCCATCGTCGGCTCAATCTCGGCGATTCCGCGCGAGCAGCCCATCCGGGACAACCTCGAGGCGCTGGAGCATCAGTCGCGGCAGGCCATGAAGCTGCAACGCATCGTCACGGCCTTGCGCCCGCAGGTCGAGGAATCGGTCGAGCGCCTGTTCGGCATGACCCTTTTTCTCGACAAACCCACCCCCAAACGGCTCGCAGCGTGGCGCAACAAGGCACAGAATGCCGCGGCGGAGCGGGCAAGCTATACTTTCCACCCGTATGCGCAGGCGAAAGTAGCGGGGATCGTGGAGACCCTTGCCAGAACGGTTCTCGAAGCCGCGCCCGGCCTCAAGCTCTCCGAGCCCGAACCCATCGCCTTGCGACTGCGCCAGGAACTCGACGCGCGGGGCCTCTCCTCCCTGATCGATCCCGGTGGCGGGGCGAGCGAGGGGGCGATCGCGTTTCTGCGCGCGCACGATCTCGCCTTTCGGATACGCCGCCTGCGGCTGATCGCCCGTCGCCTGTCTCGCGAATGGGAGGCCGACCCGGACATCTCCGATGCGGCGCTGGAGGCGGCCCGCGAAGCGATCTACCGCATCCTCGCGCTCTACTTCTCGCGGGAAGGTGTGCAGGGCCTGGGCGACGACTTCGCCCCCATCGCTGAAAACGTGATGGCGAACCCGGGAGAAGTCCTCGATGCGCTGGCGCACCGCCGCCTGCTGCCGGAAATAGACGCGCAAGCCGAAATCATGCTTGCCGAGGCGCTGGAGGCGATGCCCAAGGAGCTGCGCCGCCGCGTGCTACTGGCGTACCTCGGCTTCCCCTTCTACGACGTCGCGACGCTGCCGCTGCTCCAGAACGAAGGACTGACCGAGTTCGACGCGGTCAAGGTCGACCGCATCAGCCCTGACGATGCCAAGTCGATCCGCGCTGGCGGGACGAGCGACACGCTGCGCGGGACGGAATTCTTCAATTTCGGCGCGTTCTTTAGCCGGGCCTATCGCGAGAACGACTACCTGTGGGGCCGATTGCATGGCGCCGAACGGATGATCGACCTGATCGCCTCGACCGTGGCCGACTTTTCGGACAGCGAAAAGGCCCACTTCAAGCGGCGGGCATTCCTCGCCATTCTCGACGAGGAAGAACCTCGTCTAAAAGCGGGCAAGACGGTCGTGGACGGCATCCGGCGCGAGATCGAGGGCAAGCCCACTGATGAGGCGCCCCGCGCAGGAGCCTAGGGGGCGGACCTAGTGCTTGTGCGCCGGTCCGTGATCGTGCTTCTTGGCCGTCGCTTCTGAATCCAGGCTCGCCCACACGGCCCGCGCGAAAGCCTCGCTGTTCACGAAGGCACCTTCGCGGTCCATCGGCTTGAACGGGTTGGCGGCGAGAAAGGCTTCGAGAGACTGGCCTTTCGCTCTGGCCTGGCGCACGGTGTCGAGGCCTCCCGCGATCCGGTCGCGCCATGCCTTCAGACCCGCCTTGTCCGTCACCGGACCATGCCCGGGTATCACTTTCGTCTTGTCGTCGGTCATCGCCAGGACCTTGTCGAGCGATGCGACCAGATTGACCGCGTTACCGCCCGAGGACACGTCGATGAACGGGAACGGCGCGTCGCTCATCATCAGGTCGCCGGTGTGCACGACGTTTGCCTTGGCCCAATGGAGCACCGTGTCGCCATCGGTATGCCCACCGCCAGTGTTGACCGCATGGATCTGGTCGCCATTGAGATGGAAGGTGATACCGTCGGCATAGGTCACGACGGGAAGCGCAATCGGCGGCGCGGGAGGGATCACCCGGCCAAGGAGCGTGGCGCCTGCAGCCATGCGTACCCGCACGTTATCGTGCGCGAAAATCGTCGCGCCCGTCTTGCCGAGGTTCTCGTTGCCGCCCGTGTGATCGTAGTGCCAGTGCGTGTTGACGACGTATTTCACCGGCGTTCCGCCGAGATCGGCTATCGCCTTTGCAATCTTGGGGGTCAGCGGGGCGAACTGGTCGTCGATCAGCACAGTGCCATCGGGACCGTGGGAGACCCCCATGTTGCCGCCCGCACCGAAAAGCACGGCAACGCCGGGGCCGAGCGGTTCGGCCCTGATCTCGACCTTCGCAGGATCGACCTGCGCTGCGGCTGGCATGGCCAGCAGGACGCTCACGGCAGCGGTGGCAAGTAATTGGAGTATGGTGCGCATGCTCAGTCTCTCCCTGTTGCCCGGAGGTTACCCATTGTCGCCGACGGCCGGAAGAGCCGATCAGCCGTGAGCGTGCAATTCCATGAACGCGCGAGCGGCCTCCGACACGGCAGACCAGGTGTACTCGAACATCTCGGCATCACCGTAATAGGGATCGACGACGCTGGCCCCTTCGCGAAAGGCAACCATGTCGAGCAGCAAGCCGACCCGCGCGGCCGCATCCGGCGGCGCGATGGCGACCAGATCGGCAAGGTTCTGATTATCCATCGCGAATATGTGCGTGAACCGGCGGAAGTCGTCTTCCGTCACCTGCCGTGCCTTCAGGCCGGAGATGTCGATGCCGGCAGCGGCGGCAACCGCTACCGACCGCGGGTCGGGAGGCTTGCCCACGTGCCAGTCGGCGGTTCCGGCGGAGTCGATCTCGAGGTCCAGTCCTGCCTTCCTTGCCTCGGCACGGAACGCGGCTTCAGCGAGCGGAGAGCGACAGATATTGCCGAGGCAGACGAGCAGGACCGCAGGCGACGCGCCGCTCACCCGCCAAACGCATCTTTCAGGCGGTCGAAAAAGCCCTTGCTGTCAGGGCATTCGTCGCCGGTCTCGGTCTCGCGGAACTGCTGAAGGATCTCGCGCTGGACCTTGGAGAGTTTCGTCGGTGTCTCGACAACGATTTCCACTACCATGTCGCCGCGTCCGCGGCCCTGCAGCACCGGCATCCCGGCACCGCGGACGCGCAGCTGCTTTCCGCTCTGGATCCCTGCGGGGATCGAGAGGGCATGGTGATCGCCGCCAAGGTCGGGAATGTCGATACTGTCGCCCAGCGCCGCGGTGGTGAAGCTGATCGGCACGCGGGTGATCAGCGTCGTCCCCTCGCGCTCGAATACCGGGTGCTGGCGGACGTGGACGAAGATGTAGAGGTCGCCCGGCGGCGCGCCGCGCGGTCCGGCCTCACCCTTGCCCGACAGGCGGATGCGGGTGCCGGTATCGACGCCCGGCGGAATCTCGACCTCGAGTGCTTGCGGCTTGTCGACCCGGCCTTCGCCGCCGCAATCGCGGCAGGGGCTTTCGATCACCTCGCCGCGGCCGTGGCAATTCGGGCACGCGCGCTCGACCACGAAAAAGCCCTGTTTGGCGCGAACCTTGCCCATGCCGGAACACAGGTTGCAGCGCCGCGCCGAGGTACCGGGCTTGGCGCCCGATCCTTCGCAGGTGCCGCAGGTCTGACTGACCTCGATCTCGATCTCGCGGCTCTTCCCGTGAAACGCATCGTCGAGGGTGATTTCCATGTCGTAACGCAGGTCCGCACCGCGGCGCGGCTGCTGGCGACCGGCACCGCCGCCGAAGGCGCTGCCGAAAATGGTTTCGAAGATATCGCCGATGTCGCCGAAGTCGGCGCCCGGATGACCGCCGCCGCCCATCCCGCCATTGAACGCGGCATGGCCGTAGCGATCGTAGGCGGCGCGCTTCTGCGGGTCCTTGAGGCACTCGTAGGCGGCCGATACCCCCTTGAACTTGTCCTCGTTCTCCTTGCAGCCCCCGTTCCGGTCCGGGTGAAACTGCATGGCGAGCTTGCGATACGCAGCCTTGATCGTCGCGTCGTCCGCGGTGCGGGACACGCCGAGCACTTCGTAGAAATCGATTTCGGTGGCTGACATTTACCCCGGCCCCAAACTCAGCCGCCACCGGCGCTTGGGGCACCGGTGGCGGACTGGGTTTCCATCTGGCTGATCAGCCCTTGGCGTCTTCGTCGACTTCGGAGAATTCGGCGTCGACCACCTCTTCCTCCGCACCGCCCTCGCTCGAGGCGGCATCCGACGACGCATCGGCAGCCGAAGCCTGTTCCTGGCTGTAGATCGCCTGGCCCATCTTCATGGCGACTTCGGTCAGCGCCTGCGCCTTTGCGGTAATCGCATCGGTGTCGTCGCCTTCGAGCGCTGTCTTGGCCTCGGCGATCGCCGCCTCGACTTCGCCCTTCAGGCCCGCGTCGATCTTGTCGCCGTGTTCCTGGAGCTGCTTCTCGGTCGCGTGGACGAGGCTGTCGGCCTGGTTGCGCGCTTCCGCGGAAGCCCGGCGCTTCTTGTCCTCTTCCGCGAACTTCTCCGCGTCCTGCACCATCTGGTCGATGTCGGCGTCCGACAGGCCGCCCGATGCCTGGATGCGGATCTGCTGCTCCTTGCCGGTGCCCTTGTCCTTGGCCGACACGTTCACGATGCCGTTGGCGTCGATGTCGAAGGTGACCTCGATCTGCGGCACCCCGCGCGGCGCCGGGGGAATGCCGACCAGGTCGAACTGACCCAGCAGCTTGTTGTCCTGCGCCATCTCGCGCTCGCCCTGGAAAACGCGGATGGTCACCGCGTTCTGGTTGTCCTCGGCGGTCGAGTAGGTCTGGCTCTTCTTGGTCGGGATCGTCGTGTTGCGGTCGATCATCTTGGTCATGATGCCGCCCAGCGTCTCGATGCCCAGCGAAAGCGGGGTCACGTCGAGCAGCAGCACGTCCTTGACGTCGCCCTGCAGAACGCCGGCCTGGATCGCCGCGCCCATGGCGACGACCTCGTCCGGGTTCACGCCGGTGTGGGGATCCTTGCCGAAGAACTCCTTCACGACCTCGCGCACCTTCGGCATGCGGGTCATGCCGCCGACGAGCACGACGTCGTCGATCTCGCTGGCCTTGAGGCCGGCATCGGCGAGCGCCTTCTTCATCGGCTCCTTGGTGCGCTCGATCAGGCCCGCGACCATCTTTTCGAGGTCCGAACGGCTGATCGTTTCGACGAGGTGCAGCGGCGTGGTGCTGCCGCCTTCCATGCGCGCCGTGATGAAGGGCAGGTTGATTTCGGTGGTCTGGGCGCTCGAAAGCTCGATCTTCGCCTTCTCGGCGGCTTCCTTGAGCCGCTGGAGAGCCAGCTTGTCGGTCTTGAGGTCCATGTTCTCCTTGGACTTGAACCTGTCCGCGAGCCATTCGACGATGGCAGCGTCGAAGTCCTCACCGCCGAGGAAGGTGTCGCCGTTGGTCGACTTCACCTCGAACACGCCGTCGCCGATCTCGAGGATCGAGACGTCGAACGTGCCGCCGCCGAGGTCGTAGACGGCAATCGTCTTGCCATCGCTCTTCTCGAGGCCATAGGCGAGCGCAGCCGCGGTCGGCTCGTTGATGATGCGCAGCACCTCGAGGCCCGCGATCTGGCCGGCGTCCTTGGTCGCCTGGCGTTGGGCGTCGTTGAAATAGGCGGGCACGGTGATGACGGCCTGGGTCACGGTCTCACCGAGGTAGCTCTCGGCGGTTTCCTTCATCTTCTGGAGAATGAAGGCGCTGATCTGGCTGGGCGAATAGTCCTCGCCGCCGGCCTTGACCCACGCGTCGCCATTCTTGCCCTTGACGATGGTATAGGGAACCAGCTCGGTGTCCTTCTTGGTCACCGGATCGTCGAAGCGGCGGCCGATAAGGCGCTTGACCGCGAACACCGTGTTGTCGGGGTTGGTGACCGCCTGGCGCTTGGCCGGCTGGCCGATCAGCCGCTCACCATCCTTGGTGAAGGCGACGATCGAGGGGGTGGTGCGGGCGCCTTCGGAGTTCTCGATCACCTTGGGCTTGCCGCCGTCCATCACGGCGACGCACGAGTTCGTGGTGCCGAGGTCGATACCGATAACTTTGGCCATGGTTTCCCTATTCGTCTCAAGTCGTTGTTGGACACCGCCAGTCGGGCCCCCCGCAGTACGGCAAGGCCCTTTCGGCGGCTCGGATTGCGCGGGCGATATAGGTGCCAATTTTCTTGGCACAAGGGACCGGGAACGCTACCGAACCGGCCTGTTCCACAGGGGGAAAACGATGATCGCACGTTCGCTGATGGCTCTGGCGCTGGCAGGAGCGGCACTTTCACTCGGATCGTGCGGGGAAACCCCCACCGAGGCACCCGAAGCGGAAGCGGGCATCGCCGGCATGAAGATTTCCAATGCCCGCATGGTCCTCGCGCCGGTCGCGGGCAACCCGGCGGCGATCTACTTCGACCTCGCCTACGACGGCGACCGGTCCGTCGCGCTCAACCGCGCCGAGGTAAAGGGCGCGAAAAGCGCGATGTTCCACGATTATGGCGAGTACGATTTCAAGGTCCAGATGATGGAGATGCTCCCGGTCCCGCTGAAGAAGGGCGACAAGCTCTCCTTCGAGCCCGGCAAGAAGCACCTGATGGCGATGGACGTCGATCCCTCGCTGCAGGCCGGCGGGACCACCGAAGCGACGATCATCGTCTCGGGAGGCGCAAAGCACACGTTCCCGGTAGAGATCCGCGCCGCCGGGGACGAACGCTGACGGCCAGGCTCGACCACCTCGGGATCGAAAGCCACGAAGACGGCACCGCCCCCGCATGTCCGGTCGGCGGCGAGCGGCGGCTGACCGAAGGCGAGGTCGCGCTGGCCCGCAGCGTGTTCGGCTCGGCGATCGACTATGCCAGGGTCACGATCCGCCGCCGCAAGTTCTTCCCGTTCCAGTCGCGCCAGATCACGATGGCACCGCGCGGGCACCTCCACTTCCATCCGCACGGCCAGGGCTACTGCGACGATTTCGCTGCCGCTGACCGGATCCGGCAGGGTCTTTTCATCCACGAGATGACCCACGTCTGGCAGACCCAGGCGCGCGGGGAATGGTACTTGATCCTCCACCGCCATCCGTTCTGCCGCTACGACTACAGCCTCAAGCCCGGCTGGAGCCTCGAACGCTACGGCATCGAACAGCAGGCGCAGATCGTGAAACACGCGTTCTGGCTGAGGAACGGGGTTGCGGTGGCAGGCGTGGCTGACGTCGGCGCGTACGACCTGCTGGTGCGCTTTCCGGGGACCTAGGGAGCAAAAGATTAGCAATTCGTCTCTAGTCGATACTCTCTTTCTGAGGGTCCTCATGATGGCGCGAGTCTTCGAGTTCACTTCCGATGCATTTCCAAGAACCGCTGATGACGACGAACTCGTCAATTCGGACTCCATGCACGGACACACCCTCGCAACATTCTTGATCGACGAGTTATCGAAGCGCGGAATCAGTGCTGAAATCGGATGCGCCGAAGACTGGGGTTGGTACTGTCCGGTTAAGTCGGATGGCCCGGCAGAAACCTGGTTCGGATGCGTAGGGACCGACAACGAATACTTCGTTCAGGTCCAGCCCGAAGGCACCCACGTCCGCCGCTGGTTCCGGAAAGTACCGGTCGGCGAGATGCCTGATCGGGTATTCGAGGCGCTTTTCGAGATCGTATCAAATAGCGGGAAAGTGCTGCGCGGACCAACACGACATTGAGTTTTGCGCTGAAAATCCTGCCACGCGCTTGAGCCACCCGGTTTCAACGGATACTTGTTGGCATATCGATCCGGGCGGCCCAACCCGCGCCCGGCTGACGGTGCACCCAATGGAGCTTTCCGACTACGGTATGAGCCGCGAACGCGGCTACCTTTCGCATTACGAGATCGACGAGATC
Protein-coding regions in this window:
- a CDS encoding patatin-like protein, with the protein product MRQKELRIALVCYGGVSLAVYMHGVTKELWHLARASRDHIGDGAPAGGVRSVYRALLARIEEHHGLRLRVLPDILTGASAGGINAVFLAQAIHSGASLEPLTELWLETADVDRLLDPDARPWSRAAKLWAMPLVWWLLRRPGNAVSESVAPETRNEVRRKVSHLIRGRWFEPPFSGLGFSSLLYDGLAAMAAGPVEAPLLPPGHPIDLMVTATDFRGHLSMLRLNSPPVVEESEHRLPISFRTKVPATGGEPLAEPLELVFASRATASFPGAFPPMRVAEIDALAASHGREWTGRREFLERIMPVHVRLGHEEHASLVDGSVLINAPFAAAREALPSRPAQREVDRRFVYIDPTPDRFGPGDERHIRPVGFFSAIVGSISAIPREQPIRDNLEALEHQSRQAMKLQRIVTALRPQVEESVERLFGMTLFLDKPTPKRLAAWRNKAQNAAAERASYTFHPYAQAKVAGIVETLARTVLEAAPGLKLSEPEPIALRLRQELDARGLSSLIDPGGGASEGAIAFLRAHDLAFRIRRLRLIARRLSREWEADPDISDAALEAAREAIYRILALYFSREGVQGLGDDFAPIAENVMANPGEVLDALAHRRLLPEIDAQAEIMLAEALEAMPKELRRRVLLAYLGFPFYDVATLPLLQNEGLTEFDAVKVDRISPDDAKSIRAGGTSDTLRGTEFFNFGAFFSRAYRENDYLWGRLHGAERMIDLIASTVADFSDSEKAHFKRRAFLAILDEEEPRLKAGKTVVDGIRREIEGKPTDEAPRAGA
- the radA gene encoding DNA repair protein RadA produces the protein MVKTKRRYVCQNCGSVSSRWQGQCADCSEWNTLIEDAPATVFSMKHDLSSGGRAIAFEDMNAPSEPLVRLPTGLAEFDRALGGGLVPGSAVLMGGDPGIGKSTLLLQSAGAVAKRGLSVVYVSGEEAAGQVRMRAGRLGLADAPIKLASSTSVRDLLTTLGTMAPPSLMVIDSIQTMHSDTIEGAPGTVSQVRGCAFELIRYAKENGVALVLVGHVTKDGSIAGPRVLEHMVDVVMSFEGERSHQYRILRALKNRFGAVDEIGVFAMAGAGLEEVGNPSLLFLSGREEPLAGSAVFPALEGTRPVLVEIQALIVRLQSGATPRRAVVGWDSGRLAMLLAVLESRCGLNFSSAEVYLNVAGGYRLSDPAADVAVAAALISALADKPLETHAIWFGEVSLAGEIRPVAHAGLRLREAAKLGFGTGNGPADVDAGSSGLNYRSLRGLANLVDRVMASA
- a CDS encoding CvpA family protein, whose translation is MTGFDLIVLLVVGVAAVGGFLRGFVQELLSLLAWGVAVLAIYNLHTPLYDWLLPKVGNAPGAGTVAFAMLLLIPYAGMKLISGRLGETTRTSFLGPIDRVLGFGFGAIKGTIVVTCAFALLVLGYDAAWGIAGRPDWIKQARTYPLVNASADAMVQLIERRDEDRRAASVKIPEIRR
- the dnaJ gene encoding molecular chaperone DnaJ produces the protein MSATEIDFYEVLGVSRTADDATIKAAYRKLAMQFHPDRNGGCKENEDKFKGVSAAYECLKDPQKRAAYDRYGHAAFNGGMGGGGHPGADFGDIGDIFETIFGSAFGGGAGRQQPRRGADLRYDMEITLDDAFHGKSREIEIEVSQTCGTCEGSGAKPGTSARRCNLCSGMGKVRAKQGFFVVERACPNCHGRGEVIESPCRDCGGEGRVDKPQALEVEIPPGVDTGTRIRLSGKGEAGPRGAPPGDLYIFVHVRQHPVFEREGTTLITRVPISFTTAALGDSIDIPDLGGDHHALSIPAGIQSGKQLRVRGAGMPVLQGRGRGDMVVEIVVETPTKLSKVQREILQQFRETETGDECPDSKGFFDRLKDAFGG
- the dnaK gene encoding molecular chaperone DnaK, whose product is MAKVIGIDLGTTNSCVAVMDGGKPKVIENSEGARTTPSIVAFTKDGERLIGQPAKRQAVTNPDNTVFAVKRLIGRRFDDPVTKKDTELVPYTIVKGKNGDAWVKAGGEDYSPSQISAFILQKMKETAESYLGETVTQAVITVPAYFNDAQRQATKDAGQIAGLEVLRIINEPTAAALAYGLEKSDGKTIAVYDLGGGTFDVSILEIGDGVFEVKSTNGDTFLGGEDFDAAIVEWLADRFKSKENMDLKTDKLALQRLKEAAEKAKIELSSAQTTEINLPFITARMEGGSTTPLHLVETISRSDLEKMVAGLIERTKEPMKKALADAGLKASEIDDVVLVGGMTRMPKVREVVKEFFGKDPHTGVNPDEVVAMGAAIQAGVLQGDVKDVLLLDVTPLSLGIETLGGIMTKMIDRNTTIPTKKSQTYSTAEDNQNAVTIRVFQGEREMAQDNKLLGQFDLVGIPPAPRGVPQIEVTFDIDANGIVNVSAKDKGTGKEQQIRIQASGGLSDADIDQMVQDAEKFAEEDKKRRASAEARNQADSLVHATEKQLQEHGDKIDAGLKGEVEAAIAEAKTALEGDDTDAITAKAQALTEVAMKMGQAIYSQEQASAADASSDAASSEGGAEEEVVDAEFSEVDEDAKG
- a CDS encoding low molecular weight protein-tyrosine-phosphatase; this translates as MSGASPAVLLVCLGNICRSPLAEAAFRAEARKAGLDLEIDSAGTADWHVGKPPDPRSVAVAAAAGIDISGLKARQVTEDDFRRFTHIFAMDNQNLADLVAIAPPDAAARVGLLLDMVAFREGASVVDPYYGDAEMFEYTWSAVSEAARAFMELHAHG
- a CDS encoding MBL fold metallo-hydrolase, whose translation is MRTILQLLATAAVSVLLAMPAAAQVDPAKVEIRAEPLGPGVAVLFGAGGNMGVSHGPDGTVLIDDQFAPLTPKIAKAIADLGGTPVKYVVNTHWHYDHTGGNENLGKTGATIFAHDNVRVRMAAGATLLGRVIPPAPPIALPVVTYADGITFHLNGDQIHAVNTGGGHTDGDTVLHWAKANVVHTGDLMMSDAPFPFIDVSSGGNAVNLVASLDKVLAMTDDKTKVIPGHGPVTDKAGLKAWRDRIAGGLDTVRQARAKGQSLEAFLAANPFKPMDREGAFVNSEAFARAVWASLDSEATAKKHDHGPAHKH
- a CDS encoding copper chaperone PCu(A)C, yielding MIARSLMALALAGAALSLGSCGETPTEAPEAEAGIAGMKISNARMVLAPVAGNPAAIYFDLAYDGDRSVALNRAEVKGAKSAMFHDYGEYDFKVQMMEMLPVPLKKGDKLSFEPGKKHLMAMDVDPSLQAGGTTEATIIVSGGAKHTFPVEIRAAGDER
- a CDS encoding iron-sulfur cluster assembly scaffold protein, with the protein product MTAPPAGARGGAVLYTPDLLALAVSLAHYPLDPAMPYIGEARSRTCGNTLAVSLKVDEGDRIDAVGVRVSACAVGQGAAALFAKGAVGRTAMDISRQRDLIAAWLANGGELPGWPGLESIAPARAYPGRHGAILLAWDAALAALSKREARG
- a CDS encoding vgr related protein, with the protein product MFGSAIDYARVTIRRRKFFPFQSRQITMAPRGHLHFHPHGQGYCDDFAAADRIRQGLFIHEMTHVWQTQARGEWYLILHRHPFCRYDYSLKPGWSLERYGIEQQAQIVKHAFWLRNGVAVAGVADVGAYDLLVRFPGT